The genomic interval ACCCATATACACACAAACCCTCGCCTGCGCAGTGGGGCTGGGCTCTGCCGGCAGAGATCAGGCACCCCACGCACAAACTGCAAGAGAAAGGACACGCAGAGGTCATCCTGGCATCCAGGAGTGGTCACTCCACAACACACGTGCAAATGTAGGGAATTGCGGAGAGAAAGTCAAGCCTTTCGCGGGTCAGGGGATCACCGCAGGAGCACCACCTTCTGTGCCTGGCTGCCTGCCTTGCTCCTCAGCACACACAGGTACTGGCCACTCGGGAGGAGCCTGCCCTGGTCATCCTTCCCGTCCCAGGCAACCCGATGCGCGCCCGCCACCTTTTCCCCAGCCACAAGGGTGCGCACTTGGCGGCCCAAAAGGTCGTAGACGACCAAGGTTACTTGCTCGTCAGCCGGCAGGTAGTAACTCAGCAGGGCCGTGCCCAGAAACGGATTCGGCTGCGGTGGCAGCAGACGGAACTCGCCGGGCATCTCCCGCTCCGCAGGCGTTTCTACAGCGGCAGGCACCTCCACGCCATTGACAGAAGCAGCCTCCAGCAGATAGTGGATTACGGCAAAGCCGTACAGCGTCCGTTTCACCGGCCCAACACCGGGCGCGTACCATTCCACCCAGTCATTGTCGCTCCCCGAAAACCTGAAGAGGAAGCGATAACAGTTTGTGAACGTACCCGCGGGAACGGTCACGGTGTCTGTGGTGCTTTCCAGGGACACCGTCCAGTGGCTACCGGAGCGTGGCGCGGAGACTATCCACGCCTGGCCAATTTCGGCAGCAAAGTCCAGCCAGCACCTGGGGGTGTCGGTCGTGGCAACTACCAACTTGTTCTCCTCGCCAAACCGCACGTAGGCCCATCCCAGCTGCGGCAGGCCATCTAATTGGAAGAAAAGCTGCCCGCCGACGCGGAGTGTGTCTTTCACCTCCGAGTGCTGCTCACCCGTGAACCGCCACCAGTTGCCAACGGCCAACGGGAAGTAGCAGGCCAAATCGCCAC from Calditrichota bacterium carries:
- a CDS encoding T9SS type A sorting domain-containing protein — encoded protein: MPGEFRLLPPQPNPFLGTALLSYYLPADEQVTLVVYDLLGRQVRTLVAGEKVAGAHRVAWDGKDDQGRLLPSGQYLCVLRSKAGSQAQKVVLLR